The following DNA comes from Peromyscus leucopus breed LL Stock chromosome 2, UCI_PerLeu_2.1, whole genome shotgun sequence.
TTAAATAATCCTGTAACTGACAGATAATCATTGGCTCATGTATTTGGCAGTGCTTATTTGTAATTAGACttcatttttttagttaaaattcattaaaatgacatggttctttgagaatattGTGGTGTCCTTAatgatacaaaataaattatgatctcatttcaaatttttttctgcTCCAGGGTAACAAACAGGCTTTATTTCAAATGAAGTTGCACATATAAACTATGAGTAATCACAAAATTTAATCAAAAGCTTTCCTAAAATTAATTGGCCTTATTTAATACAAGGCATTTTTTTCTAGCATAACACAATTCAGATAAAAGACTTTGGATTTGATTTCCTATAATTTACCAGCCATGCTTCAGTATTAaatttgatataaatataaacataaaagaatatatggaaatatatatatctaGGTCACCTTGAAGACCGGCCTCATACTCAAAAATCTGTCTTGTTACTGAATCCTGATATTCTTGTCTTCTATTATTATCAAGTATCACTAAATTAATGAGTATGGATGAGCATAAAAGTGAAAACAGTATATCACTTACATACACAGAGTTTATTATGCCAAACATTTACTCCAGTGAGTAGGCTTAGTAAAATGGTTTACACTTTCAAACTGTACTGTTACCCATCCTTTATAGTATCTTTTACATATGTTCATGGAACTGAATTAATGGCTGAATATTTAATGGAATTAGAAGTATCTAGAAAGTTAATTTTACTTCTGATATCCCAAGAGGCTTGAAAACAACAAATTGTGGGAATTATTTTTCAACTTATGTCTGACAGTCTTCGATAGTGCAGGGAGTTTAGTCAAGTTGTTATTTGATCTTGTCCATTAAAGAATATAAGGGAATATGACATGGTATTACTCTCTTCAGGAAGCATTGTTACTCATTaatggaaatttttaaagaaaagtcaaTCAAGAGAAGACAACTGATAGACACTTGTTACTTTAAACGACAATCATTTTGTATAATTTGGTCTGACACATTAAATAGCTAATTGTATTGGCAAGTATTATGTTCCacattgtttttcttaaataatttagtGCTTTAAAAGTGACAGCACCGAGTATatgctttatttgttttgaaaataaaaataaattttgatccCACAATTGTGAGAAAACATCTCCGTTTGGGAAATATCATTGGACATCAAATACTTGAATATTATTAATCAATATAATGAGAGTTAAGTCATTTTTCAAATTTAAGTTAGTTCATACACAAATGTTACTACTTTTTAAATAAGtagaacacatttaaaatttctcTAAGAATGAAGTAGGTACAGTTAGGCCACTTCAAATAAAATCAAGGAAGCAGTATCCAACATAGTATGTGAGACACCGACCATTATGCCATAACAACCacaaacaccaaagaaataaaaccacGATCATCTTGTTTAAATATATCctgttttaattttggtcttttaaGAATTACTCtcatacttttaattttcttcctgcGTTTTAAATGTCTGAAGCATTTATATGCTCTCAAACATTCATCTCCACCTAGGATAGAAAtagaatgagatttttttttgttctttcttttttactttttcattttgactTGTTTCTATAACATTCTTgacctcatttttaaattaaaactgggTTATTTTGTAATAAGGTgcaatttgttcatttataggAACCGTAtgtggattgaaaaaaaaatcaagataaatcTTCATGTGCAGCATACAGGCAGATTGCCCTGGACTGTGTATCTACGCGGGGTCTGATAGCAATCAATGGTTTAGCTCCACTGCATCTCAAGATGTATTTGCACCCAGTTGTCCAGTGATAGTGTCCTCACCCTGGAAATAATTTAGTTGCAAATTGACTGGAAGATGGTGAAAATTGAAAGTTAAAATTAGAAATACTCATAATAAACAGCAGAAAAAAGGTCAGATGATGCCGAGCTATGATGAGATTGGAATGGCTGGTAAATGAGGTTTTGTGTTTGTCGTGAGATGTATGTGACATGCCTACCCGATGTCGCTGTAATATCCAGCCTCGAAGAGGAGATTACCAGGCAAATTGATGCTGGGGAGAATTTTCTGTTAGATTGGAAAATTAGAATTGTGCTCCCCCTCCCTTGATGTGTGTGAAGTTCCTACACATTAATACTGCTCAACTAGGCAAAATTTTAATCATCATTAACGCAAATATTTGGATTAAACTCATAAAACAATTGTCTTCTTGAGATTCCTGCTGTAATGTCATATGCCTAGCCGTCTTCTGAAACCCCTGTGTCGCCTACTCAAATCACCAATAGCAGAAATGAATGAgatattcaattttaaaatatgaaaatctcTAAATCCCATCACAACATAAACATATTATCGTTTTAGTTTCTGAATTATAACTGATCCGCTCTCCTCGGGATTTTGAAATCTTCTCAGGACTTATGAATTTAGAAAAGAGATAGGTCATTGTACATGAGAGAAAAATAACGATTTTCTAAGTCAGTATTTGTGAATGGGAGTAGATTTGCTTTAATGTGATAAAGGCATACTGAGACACCAGAGAACACATGTTATTGATGAAACTTTCAAGGCCATCTAGGGTTATCTAAACAGAAGACAGGAGGATGGTTTAAAATAGATGTGCATAGTCCACTCAGTGGACAGAAAGAAGAGTGCTTTTCGTGTTTTGAGATTAGCATCATTTAAAAGTGCTTGTCTGGTTTTCACTTGTGTTTGATCCTGTAGATTGAGAGTCCCAGCTGTTTTATTTACCCTGATTGTAATACTGCATTTATAAATTGAGTTGTTCTGTCCTTTTTGGGAATTAGGACTAATCACcccagagaaggagctgaaagtcaGTGTGGCAGGGGGCACACAGCCACTCCTGCTTGGGAAGGAAGAGGACGCAGGAACGAAAAGGTCAAAACCTACAGAGGACAATAAATTTTGTCACGAACAGGTAAATATGTAGTTTTCCCTTGGTGCATGAATCGGTTCCTTTTGGTGTGCTTCTAGGTTCCTAGTTGTTTTCGAACCCGCAGGTGTGCACACTCTTGAAATGCACCTAGACATTCAAACTGGTACTAGTTAGTGTGGCCTTCTTGATCTCACACCTCACAATCTGAAGTTGTCAGATTCTATCAGCTAGTAATGGTCATGTTTATTCAATCTTTTCCAGTTCTACCAGTGTCCTTATTGCAACTACAATAGTAGGGACCAAAGTCGGATCCAGATGCATGTCCTGTCACAGCACTCTGTACAGCCAGtcatctgctgtcccctctgccAGGATGTCCTCAGCAACAAAATGCACCTCCAGCTGCATCTGACCCATTTGCACAGTGTGTCTCCAGACTGTGTGGAGAAACTGCTTATGACAGTAAGGATGCTGAAGGCTGATGCTGAACTTAGGGGACCTGTGTTTTTATCAATATACATCTGTAATTATGGGCACATAGAAAACCATTTCTACTGAGCTACTTGGAGGTCTTTATTGACTGTGCTATCAAAATCACAGTGGAGACCCATTTATGGTCTTTCTTGCTTggagaaaaaatatattaagtatGGCTTAATTAAGGATGTTTTGTGGTTCTTTTTGTAACGGTGATATGCTCTTATGGGTACCTTTAGTTTAAAAGTTTCTTGGTTATCATTAGTCCACCAAAAACCTCTAGGTCATAGGATTAAAAGAAGAATATAGGACTATAATAACATTGAAGTGGTAGATGACTCTGTTTGGGTTAGAAAAATGTAAGTGGGATCTCTATCCATATCTATGGATATATCTATATCTTTATCtatatatctgtgtgcatgtgtattccagtatacatatatattcacacacttaTATTccagtatacatatatattcaaatatatgttcAATGATTTCCAGATCACATTTAACACAGATCCCTTTGGTATTCAAAGGTGCCTGTCCCTGATGTAATGATGCCAAACAGTATGCTACTGCCAGCAGTGGCCCCTGAGAAATCAGAGCGGGACCCACCTGCAGCCATGTCAGCAGAGGGTTCTGGAAAATATTCAGGTATGCTTGCCTGGGATGATACTGCATGgagaaaattttcaaaacttGCCTGTGGCAGTGCACCAGAATTATCCTTTGAGGGTTTACAATGAATATTCTATTTGCATCATTCCCATATTCtcttcccctccatcccctcctgtATCCCTTCCACTTCttgaattattattgttttacacacacacacacacacacacacacacacacacacacacacacaaaagcagagcTTGCTGAGTTTGTTTAGTgttgcccatatgtgcatgtgtgtatagctGATTGCTTACAACTGTGATTGAACCACCTATCAGGGTGTTCATTCTTGAAAAAAAAGCTGAATCTCTCTCTCCAGAATCATTTATTGTCTGTGCTCTCCATCTTAAGGTTAGGGCATTCCTCTTGTGAGACTCCCCCATCATCAAAGATATTTTTAGtgccacaaaagaaaatgacatatGGTGCTGCCCAGAGCTTTATTTTCTAAGACCTTCTCGCCATGACTATTTCTTCCCATCCTAAGAGAATCCTAGTGAGAGATGGCCAAGAACATCCTAAGTATTCTAATTCAAAAACACCAAGTTCATGGCTTTTAGTAAAGTGCTTATTACAGTACACAGTGGTTACCCTTGACTTGTATTCTTCTCTGCCCTTAAATTCCTTCAGGTCAGGAGTGATTTCCTGTTCATCTTCTTAGGGACACCTGGCGTAATGTTTGCAGTAACCCAGTAGCCCGTTAATAACAGTTCTATGCAGATTCAATTAAGCAGACATCATTACTGGCTCCCACTTACACTTACTGACATTTGAGTGGTCGGTGTTCTTACCGTAAGATATGTTTTTGCTTTCCCTTAACAGGTGAGAGCCCAGTGGATGACAAAAGTATTGCAGTTCTTGAGGATTCAAAGGCCGGTGTGGAAATAAAGAGCGAGGAGCAGAAACCAGCAAAGGAGCCCTTGGAGGCATCGGAATGGAATAAAAACAGCAGCAAGGATGCGAAAATCCCAGacactctgcaagagcagctgagCGAACAACAAAAAAGGCAGCCCTTATCAGTTTCTGACCGACATGTTTATAAGTATCGTTGTAATCACTGTAGCTTGGCTTTTAAAACTATGCAGAAGCTTCAGATACATTCCCAGTATCATGCCATTCGGGCCGCTACAATGTGTAACCTCTGCCAGCGGAGTTTCCGTACATTCCAGGCTTTAAAGAAACACTTGGAAGCAGGCCACCCCGAACTGAGCGAGGCTGAACTACAGCAGCTGTATGCCTCTTTACCAATGAACGGAGAACTCTGGGCAGAGAGTGAAACGATGCCCCAGGATGACCATGGCCTAGAtcaggaaatggagagagagtaTGAGGTGGACCACGAAGGGAAGGCAAGTCCTGTAGGAAGTGACACTAGCTCTATTCCAGATGACCTGGGCTCTGAACCAAAGCGGACCTTACCTTTTAGAAAAGGACCCaattttacaatggaaaaatTCCTTGATCCATCTCGTCCTTATAAATGTACAGTGTGTAAAGAGTCATTCACCCAAAAGAACATTCTCTTGGTCCATTATAACTCAGTGTCTCACTTGCACAAGTTAAAAAAGGTTCTGCAAGAAGCATCCAGTCCTGTCCCCCAGgaaaccagcagcagcagcacggaTAACAAGCCGTACAAGTGCAGCACGTGCAGTGTTGCCTACAGCCAAAGCTCGACCTTAGAGATCCACATGAGGTCTGTGCTCCACCAGACAAAAGCCAGGGCCGCAAAGCTGGAGCCAAGTGGGCACCTGACCGCTGGGCACAGCATCACAGCCAATGTCAATAGCCCTGGCCAAGGGATgttagagtccatgagctcaGCTTCAGTCAACAGCAAAGATGTTGCCCACTTAGATgccaaagaattaaataaaaagcaaactccCGAATTAATCCCTGCTCAACCTCCCCATCATCCACCACCGCGGTCACCAGCACAAATCCAGATGCAACTTCAGCACGAGTTGCAGCAACAGGCTGCGTTCTTTCAGCCGCAGTTTCTAAATCCCGCTTTTTTGCCTCACTTTCCAATGACCCCAGAGGCACTGCTCCAGTTTCAGCAACCCCAGTTTCTCTTTCCATTCTACATACCTGGGGCAGAGTTTAGTTTGGGGCCAGATCTGGGCTTGCCCAGCTCCGCCACCTTTGGGATGCCAGGTATGACAGGAATGGCTGGTTCCTTGCTTGAAGATCTGAAGCAACAGATTCAGACACAGCACCACGTTGGCCAAACGCAGCTTCAACTTCTACAACAACAAGCACAGCAGTATCAAGCTGCCCAGCCCCAGCTGCAGCCGCAAAATCAGCAGCCGCCCCCACCACAGCAGCAGCCGCCACAACAGCAGACGAGCAAAATGTTGAAACAGGAGCAAGGCAGCCTGGCAAGTACAGACTGCCAGCTCATGAAGGACATGCCATCTTacaaggaggcagaagaggtgactgaaaagcaagaaaaaccaaagcaagaaTTTACAAGTGATAGCGAAGGATTCAAAGACAGCAAAGACATAAAGAAGCAAAAATCTTCAGAACCCTGTATTCCTCCACCCCGAATAGCCTCAGGGGCCAGGGGAAATGCAGCCAAAGCTTTACTGGAGAACTTCGGATTTGAACTGGTCATTCAGTATAATGAGAACAGGCAGAAGGTCCAGAAGAAAGGCAAAATCGGAGAAGGCGAAAACTCTGACAAGCTGGAGTGTGGAACGTGTGGTAAATTGTTCTCGAATGTTCTAATTTTAAAGAGTCACCAAGAACATGTGCATGGGCAATTTTTCCCATATGGAGCACTAGAGAAATTTGCTCGCCAATACAGAGAGGCCTATGACAAGCTTTATCcaatttctccttcctccccagaaACACCACCACCTccgcctccacctcctcccctgcCACCGGCacctcctcagccttctactcTGGGGCCTGTGAAAATCCCAAACACAGTCTCTGCTCCTCTGCAAGCTCCACCACCgactcctccaccacctccacctcctccacctcctccaccgcctcctccaccccctccccctacTGCACCGCCACAGGTCCAACTGCCTGTTTCTCTTGatctccccctctttccctccattATGATGCAGCCGGTCCAGCACCCTGCACTTCCTCCTCAGCTCGCTCTGCAACTGCCTCAGATGGACACCCTCTCTGCAGATCTCACTCAGCTTTGCCAGCAGCAGCTGGGGCTAGACCCCAGCTTCTTAAGGCACTCCCAATTCAAACGGCCACGGACCCGGATTACAGACGATCAACTCAAAATCCTGAGAGCTTATTTTGACATCAATAATTCTCCCAGTGAAGAACAGATCCaagaaatggctgagaaatcTGGCCTCTCTCAAAAAGTCATCAAGCACTGGTTCCGAAACACACTCTTTAAGGAGCGACAGAGAAACAAGGATTCTCCATACAACTTCAGTAACCCTCCCATAACTGTATTAGAAGATATCAGAATTGAGCCGCAACCCACATCATTAGAACATTACAAATCAGATGCCTCGTTCAGTAAAAGGTCATCCAGAACAAGGTTTACGGACTATCAGCTTAGGGTTCTGCAAGACTTTTTTGACACAAACGCTTACCCAAAAGATGATGAAATAGAACAGCTTTCTACTGTTCTCAACCTCCCTACTCGGGTTATCGTTGTATGGTTCCAGAATGCTCGTCAGAAAGCCCGGAAGAGCTATGAGAACCAAGCAGAAGCTAAAGATAATGAAAAGAGAGAGCTCACCAATGAACGGTATATTAGAACAAGCAACATGCAGTACCAGTGTAAGAAGTGCAATGTGGTTTTTCCCAGGATCTTTGACTTAATCACACATCAGAAAAAGCAGTGTTATaaggatgaagatgatgatgcCCAAGATGAGAGCCAAACAGAAGACTCCATGGATGCCACAGACCAAGTGGTATACAAGCATTGCACAGcatctggacagacagacacagccaAAACCACTGCAGCCCCAacagccagttcaggctctggGACTAGCACACCCCtgattccatctccaaagccagaacCTGAGAAGAACTCTCCAAAACCTGAATACCCTGCAGAAAAGACAAAGCAGAGtgacccctctcctccttctcaaGTCACCAAGTCTGCTCCACCATCAGTATCAACGTCTTTAGACCCACAGCAAGCATCCATATCCCAGCCGCCACCACAGCCACCCAAACAAACCCAACTGATTGGAAGACCTCCCTCGGCCTCTCAAACTCCGATCCCTTCCAGTCCACTGCAAATTTCCATGACTTCTCTTCCAAACAGTCTACCTCCACAGTTACTCCAGTACCCATGTGATCAGTGTACCATTGCCTTCCCAACCCTGGAACTTTGGAAGGAACACCAACACATGCACTTCCTCGCTGCTCAAAACCAATTCCTCCACTCTCCGTTCTTGGAAAGGCCCATGGACATGCCCTACATGATATTTGACCCCAACAATCCACTGATGACCGGACAGCTGCTGGGGAGCTCTCTCACACAAATGCCACCACAGACCAGTACTTCCCACACCACGGGCCCCGCCAGTGTTGCTGCTTCCCTTAAAAGGAAATTGGACGACAAAGAAGATAATAATTGCAGTGAGAAGGAGGGCGGAAACAGCGGGGAAGATCAACACCGTGATAAACGCCTAAGAACCACCATCACTCCGGAGCAGCTCGAAATACTCTATGAAAAGTACTTGCTGGATTCCAACCCTACCCGAAAAATGCTTGATCACATTGCTCGAGAAGTGGGACTGAAGAAGAGAGTGGTCCAAGTCTGGTTCCAGAACACGCGTGCTCGAGAAAGGAAGGGGCAGTTCCGGGCGGTgggtcctgcccagtcccataAACGATGCCCATTCTGCAGAGCTCTATTTAAAGCAAAGTCAGCCCTAGAAAGCCACATTCGCTCTCGCCACTGGAATGAAGGGAAGCAGGCAGGTTacagcttgccaccaagcccttTAATATCCacagaggatgggggagagagcccacaaaaatacatttattttgattACCCATCTTTGCCGTTAACTAAAATTGATCTATCTAGTGAGAATGAATTGGCCTCCACAGTGTCAACGCCTGTTAGTAAAACAGCAGAGCTGTCTCCGAAAAATCTTTTAAGTCCTTCTTCCTTCAAAGCCGAATGTCCCGAGGATGTAGAGAATTTAAATGCCCCTTCAGCCGAGGCTGGGTATGATCAGAATAAAACAGACTTTGATGAGACATCGTCCATTAATACGGCCATCAGTGATGCCACCACCGGAGATGAGGGAGCAGCAGAAATGGAAAACACAGGAGGACCTGGGGAGGTGAAACCTGCTTTGTCTCCTAAAGAAACCAAAACTCTCGACTCTTTGCCAAAACCAGCAACCACACCCACCACTGAGGTCTGCGATGacaaatttctcttttctctgacaAGTCCATCGATCCATTTCAATGACAAAGATGGCGACCATGACCAAAGCTTTTACATCACTGATGACCCTGACGACAATGCTGACCGCAGCGAAACATCGAGCATTGCTGACCCCAGCTCACCGAATCCATTTGGGTCTGGCAACCCCTTTAAATCCAAAAGCAGTGATCGGCCAGGTCACAAGCGCTTCAGAACCCAGATGAGCAATCTTCAACTCAAGGTCCTCAAGGCTTGCTTCAGTGACTATCGGACTCCAACCATGCAAGAATGTGAAATGCTGGGCAATGAGATCGGTCTGCCCAAACGCGTGGTGCAGGTGTGGTTTCAGAATGCCAGGGCAAaggaaaagaagtttaaaattaaCATAGGGAAGCCGTTCATGATCAATCAAAGTGGAACGGAAGGCACCAAGCCAGAGTGTACCCTCTGTGGGGTTAAGTACTCTGCCCGCTTGTCCATCCGAGATCATATTTTCTCCAAACAGCACATTTCCAAAGTGAGGGAGACTGTGGGCAGTCAGCTTGACCGGGAGAAGGATTACCTAGCTCCAACCACCGTTCGACAGCTAATGGCCCAGCAAGAACTAGACCGGATCAAGAAAGCTTCAGACGTGCTGGGCCTGACAGTCCAGCAGCCAGGCATCACAGACAGCTGCTCACTCCATGGCATCAGCTTGCCGGCAGCCTACCCCGGACTCCCGGGCCTTCCTCCAGTCATTCTCCCTGGAATGAATGGTCCTTCCTCCTTGCCTGGATTTCCACAAAATTCAAACAGTAAGTCTCTTAAGAGAGAGGCAGTTGAGCTAATTAGATGGCAATAGGCAGCCAATCACAtgcaaccaagaaagaaaaagtacattTACATGTCCTCATTTCAGAACTGAAATGTAAaagttattatatatacatacacacatatatatgcacaccacacacacacacacacacacacacacacacacacacacgcacgcacacacgcacgcacgcgcacacacacgcacacgcacacgcacatgcacacacgctcGTGCGTGCACTACTAGCCATAGTTGATAGTAAGTAAACCTGAACAAAGACTGGGAGATGAAGTATAGCTATATTGCAGCAGTTCGTAGAAATGGATGGTCTTTACCATTAGCAGTTACCTTAGACATTAACTTGTTAATTTCAGTACTATGTGGCCTTGTGTTTGCTTTGCATATTGAGAAGGTGAGACATTAAAATACATACTCActggtattttaattttctttctttccagggggcatgttttttttctcttcttttcttttttttttttttttttttttttttgctttttgttggtattttatattttctgtttttgtttgtgtctttctctcttgttcattTTCCTGCCCCTGAGATTCAAAATTAAGGTTCTTGAGTCACAGAAATCTACTTACAATGGATCCTCCCAAGTAATAAAGCATATATTGAAATTTCAATGACTAAAAATGTGACTTATGTGATCATTTGCAGGTCAGCATGTTCTGACATTTGATGCTTGTAGGCTACCACTGCTGCTGTCATTTCAGTAAACTCCCAACTTAAGATATCCATGTGGCTCAatacctttctctcctcccttcccttagCTAAGATTTACAACTAAGGCATAAGGAAATGGTAGAGCGTCTTGAGGTAGCCTCAAATACTGAATCCGATTCTGTGTTCATAATAATGGAATTTATGCAGATTttttaatatactatatatatatagtatatatataggCAGTCAGATAGCTATCATTCAATACCAGTTATACATCATCACCTCAAATATAAAGGTATAACTCTTGTAATTTGATTTACTTTTAAATGTGTCTATGTTTTTTCccctaaaagatttttttatttaatttttttaaattaataaaaattatttcgaTCTATCTCCTCACCAATTATATGTATTTGCAAAGTTTTAAAGGAATGTCAGGAAAACCTATTCTCATTTTTACAAATTagagttttatttaaattttccagtCTTCCCATACAATCCTTCtctaacaaaaacccaaattGCTACTGTGATCTTAAGTTGTCCTTATTCTAACTTCTAACTGCAGCATGCAATGTCCCTACCACCCTTGCTGCCCCGTTAGTCCCCATGTGCAGAGCCTCTTGGCTTTAGGTAGAGGTAGTATGGTGCCAGAGAAACACCTTCAATGTGCCTTCCCTTAGCTTCCCAACTCCTCTTTCCTCAAAGTTATTTCCTGCCTAATTCTCAGGATATGTTTGGGGCCTTAACTATTAAAGCTATAATGACACATTTTGGTAACTTGGCAGTCCTGCTTTATGTGGCACGGTGATTGTTAATTGATACATAAATATGTCTGATGCAGAAATTCATGATTGAGCAGTTGCACAAAACAGAGTTTTTCAAAGCTAACTGATACAGTCAAAACAATTGAAAGACCCACTTCTTTCCTCTGTCAGTTTTGACTTTCCGTGACTGTgtcagcagcttttttttttttttttgttcatcagtatttttctttctctccactgGATCAGAGGCCTTTGTTGGGACATAGGAACTTTCAGCCAAATGTCTGATCCTGGAACCCAGAGGGCTcaaatgaaagggagaaagaaggaaagagatatTTATGAAATCAAACCATTTCTTAATGCAACTC
Coding sequences within:
- the Zfhx4 gene encoding zinc finger homeobox protein 4 isoform X1, whose protein sequence is METCDSPPISRQENGQSTSKLCGTTQLDNEVPEKVAGMEPDRENSSTDDNLKTDERKSEVLLGFSIENAAATQVTSAKEIPCNECATSFPSLQKYMEHHCPNARLPVLKDDESEISELEDSDVENLTGEIVYQPDGSAYIIEDSKESGQNAQTGANSKLFSTAMFLDSLASAGEKSDQSASAPVSFYPQIINTFHIASSLGKPFTADQAFPNTSALAGVGPVLHSFRVYDLRHKREKDYLTSDGSAKNSCVSKDVPNNVDLSKFDGCVSDGKRKPVLMCFLCKLSFGYIRSFVTHAVHDHRMTLNDEEQRLLGNKCVSAIIQGIGKDKEPLISFLEPKKSTSVYPHFSTTNLIGPDPTFRGLWSAFHVENGDSLPAGFAFLKGSRSPSSSAEQPLGITQMPKAEVNLGGLSSLVVNTPITSVSLSHSSSESSKMSESKDQENNCERPKDSTILHPNGECPVKSEPTEPGDEDEEDAYSNELDDEEVLGELTDSIGNKDFPLLNQSISPLSSSVLKFIEKGTSSSSGTIADDTEKKKQTAAGRNSGNVTNSYSIGSKDFADVSASREGGATAAHPSETARGDDDSSATPHQHGFTPSTPGTPGPGGDGSPGSGIECPKCDTVLGSSRSLGGHMTMMHSRNSCKTLKCPKCNWHYKYQQTLEAHMKEKHPEPGGSCVYCKTGQPHPRLARGESYTCGYKPFRCEVCNYSTTTKGNLSIHMQSDKHLNNVQNLQNGNGEQVFGHSAPAPNTSLSGCGTPSPSKPKQKPTWRCEVCDYETNVARNLRIHMTSEKHMHNMMLLQQNMKQIQHNLHLGLAPAEAELYQYYLAQNIGLTGMKLENPADPQLMINPFQLDSATAAALAPGLVNNELPPEIRLASGQLMGDDLSLLTAGELSPYISDPALKLFQCAVCNKFTSDSLEALSVHVNSERSLPEEEWRAVIGDIYQCKLCNYNTQLKANFQLHCKTDKHMQKYQLVAHIKEGGKSNEWRLKCIAIGNPVHLKCNACDYYTNSVDKLRLHTTNHRHEAALKLYKHLQKQEGAVNSESCYYYCAVCDYSSKIKLNLVQHVRSVKHQQTDGLRKLQLHQQGLPSEDDNLSEIFFVKDCPANELDTASLGARTGEDELTEQQLRATSEEQSDEAGGALKPTAVTEDEETETQRDNSEGKNSNKDPGLITPEKELKVSVAGGTQPLLLGKEEDAGTKRSKPTEDNKFCHEQFYQCPYCNYNSRDQSRIQMHVLSQHSVQPVICCPLCQDVLSNKMHLQLHLTHLHSVSPDCVEKLLMTVPVPDVMMPNSMLLPAVAPEKSERDPPAAMSAEGSGKYSGESPVDDKSIAVLEDSKAGVEIKSEEQKPAKEPLEASEWNKNSSKDAKIPDTLQEQLSEQQKRQPLSVSDRHVYKYRCNHCSLAFKTMQKLQIHSQYHAIRAATMCNLCQRSFRTFQALKKHLEAGHPELSEAELQQLYASLPMNGELWAESETMPQDDHGLDQEMEREYEVDHEGKASPVGSDTSSIPDDLGSEPKRTLPFRKGPNFTMEKFLDPSRPYKCTVCKESFTQKNILLVHYNSVSHLHKLKKVLQEASSPVPQETSSSSTDNKPYKCSTCSVAYSQSSTLEIHMRSVLHQTKARAAKLEPSGHLTAGHSITANVNSPGQGMLESMSSASVNSKDVAHLDAKELNKKQTPELIPAQPPHHPPPRSPAQIQMQLQHELQQQAAFFQPQFLNPAFLPHFPMTPEALLQFQQPQFLFPFYIPGAEFSLGPDLGLPSSATFGMPGMTGMAGSLLEDLKQQIQTQHHVGQTQLQLLQQQAQQYQAAQPQLQPQNQQPPPPQQQPPQQQTSKMLKQEQGSLASTDCQLMKDMPSYKEAEEVTEKQEKPKQEFTSDSEGFKDSKDIKKQKSSEPCIPPPRIASGARGNAAKALLENFGFELVIQYNENRQKVQKKGKIGEGENSDKLECGTCGKLFSNVLILKSHQEHVHGQFFPYGALEKFARQYREAYDKLYPISPSSPETPPPPPPPPPLPPAPPQPSTLGPVKIPNTVSAPLQAPPPTPPPPPPPPPPPPPPPPPPPTAPPQVQLPVSLDLPLFPSIMMQPVQHPALPPQLALQLPQMDTLSADLTQLCQQQLGLDPSFLRHSQFKRPRTRITDDQLKILRAYFDINNSPSEEQIQEMAEKSGLSQKVIKHWFRNTLFKERQRNKDSPYNFSNPPITVLEDIRIEPQPTSLEHYKSDASFSKRSSRTRFTDYQLRVLQDFFDTNAYPKDDEIEQLSTVLNLPTRVIVVWFQNARQKARKSYENQAEAKDNEKRELTNERYIRTSNMQYQCKKCNVVFPRIFDLITHQKKQCYKDEDDDAQDESQTEDSMDATDQVVYKHCTASGQTDTAKTTAAPTASSGSGTSTPLIPSPKPEPEKNSPKPEYPAEKTKQSDPSPPSQVTKSAPPSVSTSLDPQQASISQPPPQPPKQTQLIGRPPSASQTPIPSSPLQISMTSLPNSLPPQLLQYPCDQCTIAFPTLELWKEHQHMHFLAAQNQFLHSPFLERPMDMPYMIFDPNNPLMTGQLLGSSLTQMPPQTSTSHTTGPASVAASLKRKLDDKEDNNCSEKEGGNSGEDQHRDKRLRTTITPEQLEILYEKYLLDSNPTRKMLDHIAREVGLKKRVVQVWFQNTRARERKGQFRAVGPAQSHKRCPFCRALFKAKSALESHIRSRHWNEGKQAGYSLPPSPLISTEDGGESPQKYIYFDYPSLPLTKIDLSSENELASTVSTPVSKTAELSPKNLLSPSSFKAECPEDVENLNAPSAEAGYDQNKTDFDETSSINTAISDATTGDEGAAEMENTGGPGEVKPALSPKETKTLDSLPKPATTPTTEVCDDKFLFSLTSPSIHFNDKDGDHDQSFYITDDPDDNADRSETSSIADPSSPNPFGSGNPFKSKSSDRPGHKRFRTQMSNLQLKVLKACFSDYRTPTMQECEMLGNEIGLPKRVVQVWFQNARAKEKKFKINIGKPFMINQSGTEGTKPECTLCGVKYSARLSIRDHIFSKQHISKVRETVGSQLDREKDYLAPTTVRQLMAQQELDRIKKASDVLGLTVQQPGITDSCSLHGISLPAAYPGLPGLPPVILPGMNGPSSLPGFPQNSNTLTPPGAGMLGFPSSATSSPALSLSSAPTKSVLQTPPPPPPPPPPPPPSSSLSGQQTEPQNKESEKKQTKPNKVKKIKEEESEAIKPEKHPKKEEKISSALSVLGKVVGETHMDPTQLQALQNAIAGDPASFLGGQFLPYFIPGFASYFTPQLPGTVQGGYLPPVCGMESLFPYGPAVPQTLAGLSPGALLQQYQQYQQSLQDSLQKQQKQQQEQQQKPVPAKTAKGEGDQPQSSNEASETKEEKSTAPESTKEEPQLESKSAEFSDTYVVPFVKYEFICRKCQMMFTDEDATVNHQKSFCYFGQPLIDPQETVLRVPVSKYQCLACDLALSGNEALSQHLQSSLHKEKTIKQAMRNAKEHVRLLPHSVCSPPPNTTSTSPSAASSNNTYPHLSCFSMKSWPNILFQASARKAASSPSSPPSLSLPSTVTSSLCSTSGVQTSLPTESCSDESDSELSQKLQDLDNSLEVKAKPASGLDGNFNSVRMDMFSV